The nucleotide sequence GATCCAAACAACCCTTATGTAGCGAGTTCACGTTGTGATAGTGGCCGGTACCACACTGATCAAAGGTTACGGTGATAGCGACTTGGTGATGGAGGATTGCAGCTTATTTGCAGCAGCAGTggctttttttctctctctctctactgttACTGTACAGCTGCTGTTTTTGGCTGCAAAAGAGTTGAAGCGAACAGTTTAGCCGAAGTCTGGTAGCTCCACACAACGATTGTGACCTTTTGTCGTTAGCCTGGAGAGGGAGCCATCACAGGCGAAATATCCGTATATCGTGCAACTGCTAATCGCACTGGTGGCGCAATAGCATCGTCAGACGTGTTAACCGCTGCAAATACTAGGATACTAGGATTATCTGGCACATCATTTATCTAAACATCCAGATACATGAGAAGCGTGACTACATTCGTATTCTTCTTGGTACACACTGATTAGGCACAAGTTATATATTAACTCGTTAGGTCGCTTGTCACTGTTATTACATTAAATATATATCCAGATGCATGGGAAGCGTGAGTACATTCTTATATTCTGGAAAATCAAGGAGTCAAGTCTTGGTGAAAAGGATGAGAGGTTTGTTATGATGCTTGAGAGGAACCTCCGTGGAATTTTTTTTCCAACCATCTGATGTTAGAAGCATAAATTAAGAACAATTAAAGGTAACTAAGGGTAGTTCAATCAATTCAGTGGATATTAAGTTTGACGAACATCTGCTTTCTTTTCCCTCTCGCGCGAATTGAATGCCGGCTATGCCGCACGGATCTCTCGGAGGGtctcgccggcgccgccgctcTGTAGGGGGCTCACCGGCGCCAGCTGCCTATTTGGGATCACCTCCGTTGAGCTCGCCACCACGCGTATGTAGGGGCCACCACTCGCCTGAATGGGGATCACGGGCGGCCGCCTACACTGCTTTAAAATCGAACGATGTTCCAATAAGGCTCTCCTGAAAAACTCTGTGCCATTCGGCTGTTATTATGGATCAAGTTTCTGTCCACTATTTTTTGGTCCTGACCCATAACTTAAGTTTCTCTAAATTAGTTCCTCCTATTTTTTTTGACCATTCGATCCACTCAAATGGAGGACTCTCAATATTTTCAAGCACCGTAAAATTTCTCAAAGTATTAAGCACGTTATTAAAGTCGATTTATTGCCACCAGTGAACTGATAGCTACTCATTCCTTTCAAGTACGATATTTTGACAAAATCTGGTTAAACTTTTGAATCTTTAGCTGTAATAATGGCTTTTACAATATTTAGTTTGAAAATAGCATCTCAAAAGAAAATGCTTTTGTAATCATAGACAGTTACTAGATTGTAAAAATATATTCTAATGTAAAATAGTGGTAAAAATAGCAATCTCAAAAGAAAATCAAACGTCATACATTTTTGACAGGAGAGAGTAGCTCTATAAATTAAGCAGTTAGACGAGCACTAGCACAAGCTAAGCGTGCATCTGAAGCTCAGTGACCTAGCCAATAATGGCTGGCGACAAGTCGGACAAGCCATGGGAGTACACCCTGCGGAAGTACGTGCTGCTGTGCTGGCCACCGTGGTGGCCACGCTGACTTACTCCTCGGCGTTCAGCCCGCCCGGCGGAGTGTGGCAGGACACCGACGCCGGCCACCTCGCCGGAGACCCCATTATCCTGGACACGCACTACCGCCGGTACCTGGTGTTCTTCTACTGCAACGCCACCGGGTTCGCCTCGTCGCTGGtggtcatcatcctcatcctcctcctgtcCGTCCAGCACGAGGACATGAGCGCGCGAACATCTGGACGTGGCGGCACACCCTCGTGCCCCTGCGGGTGGTCATGGCGCTGGACCTGCTCAGCATCTTGGGCGCCTACACCGCCGCCACCTGCCGGGACGCGGTCACCACCACGTACAGCACGCTGCTGGTGGTTGGGGTTTTCGCCTACCTCATGGTCCAGGTGGTGCTGTCGTCATCGGCGCGGCACAGGGGCGACCAGCAGATCGCCGCCGGCAGcggcgacgccgacgccgaccgcGAGGTGCTCGGCGAGCGGCCGCGCAAGGTCCTGATGCTGCTCGCGACGTTCGCGGTCAGCGTCACGTACGTGTCCGGGCTGAGCACGCCCGGCGGCTTCTCGGACGGCTCCCAGGCGGGCCATGCCGCTCGTGACGCCGTCCTGCAGGACTACAACCGCGCCCGCCTGGTCACCTTCTTCCTCTGAAACACCACGGCGTTCGTCGCGTCTCTGCTCATCATCCTGTTGCTCCTGGACAAGAAGCTGCGCGCCAACGCCGGCCTGCGCTCCCACGAGCTCTACGGGTGCATCGTCGTCGCGCTGGCCGGCCTCGTCGCCGCGTACGCCGCGGGGAGCTGCCGGGACGCCGAGACCACCGCCTATTCTGGGATACATGTTGTTCCAGGTCTATTTTGCTGTAAAAGTCGTGGAAGCCACACGGAAGTCCAACTTGTGGCAATGGCTAGTAAGCGTCTATGCTGCAGCATCAGGGTGGTTGCGAGCAATAGCAGCAAGTACCTGTTTCAGGCGACAACCTCCCGAAAGGCATCCTGCTGAAATTGGCAGGTACGACAGCCAAGCTTTGGAATCCACTCTTAATTACTATTTCATTCATGTTAATCAAGCAGCATTTCAATTCTGTTTCTTTGCTTGCAATTATCAGGGAGGAAGTTATCAATGAATCGATGGACAAGGCTCACTCTCTCATTCTACTGATCGCCAGTCTCGCAACCAGCGTGACCTACCAAGCAGGGCTGGTCCCACCCGGCGACGTCTGGCAGGACGACGGCGACGGCCACCTGGCCGGCGACCCGATACTCCTAACGACGCACCCTAGGCAGTACAAGACATTCTATTACTGCAACTCGACCGCTTTCATGGCGTCCCTGGCCGCCATCGTCCTGGTCCAGCGGAGGTCCGCGCTCATCAGGCGCCACACGCTGGAGGCCGCCATGATCCTCGACCTCTTCGGCCTCATGGGCGCGTACACCGCTGGGAGCTGCCGGGACGTGAGCACCTCCATCTACTGGCCGGCGGCGTCATGGTCTACGTGGTGATCCACGTCATCTTCTTCACGCTCGACCACGGGGAGAGGATCGTCGGGCGGCAGCAGGACGACGACGTCTCGGTTGAGAAGCGGCGCAAGCGGCTGCTCCTCTTCGCCATCCTGGTCGCCACCATCACCTACCAGGCCAGGCTGACCACGCCAAATGTCTTCTAGCCCAAGGCCGACGTGTTAGgatgatctccaccagttggcccaacgACCAATTGGTTCCTTGATCCGCACCCTGATCGGGCCGCTCAACCGGTTCTAAGAGGCCGATGGCCCCCGTCGCGTAGCACTATTAAAAAGATGGTAGGGGCTAGGGCTCATGACATGAAGTTCACCGTAGCCGCCAGCGTCCCACCGTGATGTCCTAACCCCAATACGATCTAGAAGGCGGAGCTATAAGCGACGGGATGCACCACCGCCTTCACCGCCGTCTCTGCACCACGCCCGACATCTACTCCACGCCAGACGCCACTGCTTCCATTACCCCGACACCCTCCGTGACGACTACGCCATGGACGGCTCATCATCCTCCAAAGCTGACGGTCAGATACATCTACATTCCCCTCTCTCTATCTTCCTCTCCCGAAGCATGTTCTAGGTCGAATTTGAATCAACCAGTAACAGTTTCACCCTCTAATCTACACCTAGATGATCCTAAGCacttaacaatggtatcagagccgtagaTCGTGTCAGGGTAGCAGTGTAGAAGTAGATGGGATAGATCTGGTTCGGATCAAAAGAAAAGGGAAGcagagggttcatcgaaccctaaaccctaatcgggtgaagaaaaggagtaagAGGGGATTACGATCTCGAATCAAAACCGAAAGAACACCGAATCGGGTTAATCCAAACCCTAACGAAACCTTAACCCTAACTCGcgacgaggaaggggaagagagtgAATGGACAAGGGGAAAGGGCTCCTACCTGGGGTCCGCCCGCTCCGTCTCCATCGTCGGCCGTCGCATGGACACCGCG is from Miscanthus floridulus cultivar M001 chromosome 7, ASM1932011v1, whole genome shotgun sequence and encodes:
- the LOC136467295 gene encoding uncharacterized protein, translating into MALDLLSILGAYTAATCRDAVTTTYSTLLVVGVFAYLMVQVVLSSSARHRGDQQIAAGSGDADADREVLGERPRKVLMLLATFAVSVTYVSGLSTPGGFSDGSQAGHAARDAVLQDYNRARLVTFFL